A genomic segment from Tachysurus fulvidraco isolate hzauxx_2018 chromosome 21, HZAU_PFXX_2.0, whole genome shotgun sequence encodes:
- the LOC113661738 gene encoding glutamine synthetase-like — translation MARTVLPKVRSSHYLSLPQGGLCQVTYVWIDESGESLRCKTRTLESEPSSIEDIPEWNCVFVSHPVTLNTMILVPVCIFRDPFILDPNKLVLCEVLKINRKPADTNHRHACKKIMEKVKDSILWLGMEQEYTLLGIDGRPYSWPSNSYPKPQGPYYCGVGADRAYGRDIVECHYKACIYAGIKICGTNAEEMPSQWEFQVGPCEGIVAGDHLWMARFLLHRVCEDFGVIASLDPKPIPGNWNGAGCHTNFSTVATRAEGGLEHIEMIIEKLRARHVQYIRVSDPHGGQDNQRRLTGLNETSNIHEFSAAVDSHDVSIRIPLQVSQDKRGYLEDRRPAANCDPYAVTGAIAQTCLMEDEEEDLLSDLDINHLE, via the exons ATGGCACGAACA GTGCTGCCAAAGGTGCGGAGCTCCCACTACCTCAGCCTTCCTCAGGGAGGTCTCTGTCAGGTCACCTATGTTTGGATCGATGAATCTGGGGAGAGCCTTCGGTGCAAAACGCGAACCTTGGAGTCTGAACCCAGCAGTATTGAGG ATATTCCAGAGTGGAACTGTGTGTTCGTTAGCCACCCTGTGACTCTCAACACCATGATCCTTGTTCCTGTATGTATATTCAGAGACCCTTTTATTCTGGACCCCAACAAACTGGTACTATGTGAAGTGCTCAAGATCAACCGCAAACCTGCAG ACACTAACCATCGGCATGCCTGTAAGAAAATCATGGAGAAGGTGAAGGATTCCATACTGTGGCTTGGGATGGAGCAGGAGTATACTCTGCTGGGGATAGATGGACGTCCATACTCCTGGCCATCAAACAGTTACCCCAAACCACAGG GACCATATTATTGTGGAGTGGGTGCAGATAGAGCTTATGGCAGAGACATTGTAGAGTGTCACTATAAAGCATGCATTTATGCAGGCATCAAAATTTGCGGTACCAATGCTGAGGAGATGCCTTCTCAG TGGGAATTCCAGGTGGGTCCATGTGAAGGAATTGTAGCAGGAGATCACTTGTGGATGGCACGCTTCCTATTGCACAGAGTGTGTGAAGACTTTGGTGTAATTGCTTCTCTGGACCCCAAACCCATCCCAGGGAACTGGAATGGAGCTGGCTGCCACACTAACTTCAGCACTGTGGCCACTAGAGCAGAAGGAGGGCTGGA GCATATTGAGATGATCATAGAAAAATTACGCGCACGTCATGTCCAGTACATCCGAGTCTCAGATCCTCATGGTGGGCAGGACAACCAGAGGAGACTTACTGGCTTAAACGAGACCTCCAACATCCATGAGTTTTCAGCTGCTGTGGATAGTCATGATGTCAGCATCCGCATTCCACTGCAAGTTAGCCAGGACAAGCGTGGATACTTGGAGGATCGCCGGCCTGCCGCCAACTGTGACCCATATGCTGTGACCGGTGCTATTGCTCAGACCTGCCTaatggaggatgaggaggaagatcTCCTGAGTGACCTGGATATTAATCATTTGGAGTAA
- the LOC125139803 gene encoding glutamine synthetase-like → MTYALSVSSQLNKVRSSHYLSLPQGGLCQVTYVWIDVSGESLRCKTRTLESEPSSIEDIPEWNCVFFSINHPVTHSTMILVPVCIFRDPFTLDPNKLVLCEVLKINRKPADTNHRHACKKIMEKVKDSLPWFGMEQEYTLLGIDGRPYSWPSNSYPKPQGPYNCGVGADRAYGRDIAECHYKACIYAGIKICGTNAESMPSQVITKFHLFHSLWDAF, encoded by the exons ATGACGTATGCCTTGTCTGTTAGCTCGCAACTAAATAAGGTGCGGAGCTCCCACTACCTCAGCCTTCCTCAGGGAGGTCTCTGTCAAGTCACCTATGTTTGGATCGATGTATCTGGGGAGAGCCTTCGGTGCAAAACGCGAACCTTGGAGTCTGAACCCAGCAGTATTGAGG ATATTCCAGAGTGGAACTGTGTGTTCTTTAGCATAAACCACCCTGTGACTCacagcaccatgatcctggttCCTGTATGTATATTCAGAGACCCTTTCACGCTGGACCCCAACAAACTGGTGCTATGTGAAGTGCTCAAGATCAACCGCAAACCTGCAG acACTAACCATCGGCATGCCTGCAAGAAAATCATGGAGAAAGTGAAGGATTCCTTACCGTGGTTTGGGATGGAGCAGGAGTATACTCTGCTGGGGATAGATGGACGTCCATACTCCTGGCCATCAAACAGTTACCCCAAACCACAGG GACCATATAATTGTGGAGTGGGTGCAGATAGAGCTTATGGCAGAGACATTGCAGAGTGTCACTATAAAGCATGCATTTATGCAGGCATCAAAATTTGTGGTACCAATGCTGAGTCGATGCCCTCTCAGGTAATTACCAAAttccatttatttcattcattgtGGGATGCATTCTGA